GGACCAGATTTACTGCCATGCTAGTGGAGGAAGCTTTGCAGCCAATGGCTCTAGCCAAGGCCCCAAGATCCTGCAGGCCAGTTGAGGGCAAGAGTCTGAGGCCTCCACATTCCCAATCCGCAATCAGTTCCTGGCTATTGCCCTGCTCGGTCACTGCTCATCCCTTCTCCTCCCCAGGTCCGCTTTGCCTGCAGAATTATGCCTGCCTTGTCTACCCATGCATCTGCCTGACTAGCCCCTTTCCTTGCCAGGCCCACATACCACCCCTGCCTGAGCACAGCCTGCCTGAGCTTAGCTACTCCCACCATTTTCAgactgtgccaccatgcctgagcctccgcCTTATGTACTTCTCTCAATTGAGTCAAGTTCCACCATCCTTCCGAACCTCAGTGGGCTCCTCTGCCAAGAAACCCATCCAAACACTCTCCTGCTGCACCACCTCACACTGGGTTCCCACAGCCTCAAGAAGCAAAGACAGATGGCACAGTTTTCGCTCCCTTGGGATCCTTACAAGTCAGATGATAAAACCAGGAAAAGATTCTGTAAGTTAAAATAAGTGAACCACTGCCTGGAAGCCACCCACTCATACAGGTACACACTACACATGCACTCCCTGCATCTACTTCATCTCCCCCAGCCTCCACAGTTAGGCTTAGTGAAACCCCAAGGGGGACTCGCCGCCCAGagccagccaacatggcaaaggtCCATGTGCTTCAGCTGTGGACTGTCCTCATGACCTCACATGGGTGGGGCCATAGGCCCAGGTACTCCCACCCCAACACACTTCCCCTtgatttcaataaatattgatgagTGCCTACTTTGTGCCTGGCACTATGCTAGGTAACTGAGACATGGCCCCTGCACTCTTACAACTCAGTCAAGTGGGGAAAGCAGAAAACCAGTCAGGTAACTGCAGCACAGCATGGGTGAACTTACCATCCTGTGGAAGCTCAGGGTATAGTGTCAAGAATAGCTTCCTAGGGGAGGAGACCACCTAGCTGAGGCCTGAAGGGTTAACATGAGTTATCCAAGTAGAGGAACATTACAGGAACAGGGAAAGAGCAGCAATCCAGAGGCCTGGGAATGAAAATGGGTGTTGCAGTAGGTGTGGATTAAAGGTTATGGGAAGTAGTAAGAGAGAACAGGCTGAAGAGACAAGCAGGGGCTAGGAACTAGATGCAACCTTGTGGCCAACGAGAAATGGGGAAGGCTTTATGCAGGGGAGGGACACTCAAAATGTGAATGTAAAATGGATCACTGTGAATACCTCATGGAGAGTTGACTAATGAGGGGCCAGAGTGGGGACTGGGAGGCTAGTGAGGCCACGACAGAGGTCAgggcaagagatgatggtggcccGGGCCAGGTGGTGGCAGAAGGGATGGAGAGGAGTAGATGGACCAGAAGGCTAGTAAGGGGGTGAGATGGACCAACTTGGACACTGTGCTGCTATGGCATGATCTGGTAAGATGGCCAGCACAAGCAGGACAGACGGCTCCCAAGCTCCTACTCATGGCCCTTCCTGAGCTTCAGCTCATGTCAGTCCCTCCCTGAAAACTGCAGCCACAGCCAGACCCCATCCAAACATCTGTGCCTCAGCATTGGCCTGACACCCACAAAGAGGCTCTGAGCAGCTGTGCTCTGCCCCAGGGGAAGCACAGGGCTATTTTGAAAGCAGGCCAGAGACCCCACAGACAGCTGCCAGGCATTCCCCACAGGCCAAGTTAAGCTCATTGGCTCTACTTCAAAGCCAGAATAGCATCTGTCCCTCACAGTCTCCGGAAAGGAGGGGTCAGCTTATCTTTGAATAGAAGCCATGTTAAGAGCCAAACATGTTTGCCAACCTTGTTTGGCTCTTTGCATGGCTTCTATTCAAATATATCTTTTCCTAACACTACCCTCTGGCCAGccacacacatgtgtacacatatgcacacatgcacagagaAATGTTCTCAGTGTCTGGAACTGAAGAACGGGTAAGAAATCTCTCAGGAAATCCTGGCACAACCAACAAAGTAGTTTTCTTTCCTGGAGGACTCTGGAGCTGAGTAGAAAGGGGAGTCCTAGTCCCCATTCTCCATATATCTGGCTAGCCCCCTTCCTCAGCCACATCGATGATGCCAACCACTGACTCAAAGCCCTAGATGTCCTAGTACCTCAAGCCAAAGCTGTTCCAAGATGAGGTCCAGGGGCCAGGATAGGAACCTATTTCAGGTCTCTCCATGAGTGTCGGGCCTCCTGGTCACCTCGGCCCCTACAATTCTATTAGGAGCAGAGCAATAGAGAATCGAGCTAAATCCTCCCTCCCAATCATCAGTGATGGGATATGGCAGCAAATAGGTCTCTTTGAAAGATGTCAAATGGGGAACAAATCTTTTATGAACTAGAAAcagaagaataattttaaaacatggcatATATACAAAACCAACAGCCAACTGCATTCTTAGCAGTAAAATACCATAGGAATTTCCAGGAAATTCAGGAATGAGACAAGGATGCCTATTCTACGTAATTATGCTCTAGAAGTTCTGGGCAATTCAATAAGGTTATAAAAACAAAGGAACTACAAGTatcaggagaaaataaaattttccttatttCCAGGTGTTAATGCTATCCAGGCAACCAAAGAGAAATCAgctaaaaaccaaaaaagaaataagtaaattcaACCACTAGCTGCAATCTGTATGAGTTTGCTTTTTCATAGGTAAAACAGAGACAGTGACATCATTATGAGCAGCTGTTCATAACTGTGACATAACACTTAATATATATGTTAAGCACTTAGAAGTTCCTGCCACAGTTAAGAATTCAGTAAACATTAGCTCTTACTATGAAATGTATTTGTAAAATCAATAGTTTGGCATATAATagtaaactaataaaataatgtaaccagttaaaaataataatgaagaaataaagtaaattaacAGTAACAAAGAAACTACCAAGGAATAAACTTAAGAAATGTTCAAGGCTTATatgaagaaaacttaaaaagataTGGAGAGACCTGTCATGCCCTTGGATGAGAAGACccaatattataaagatatacatTCTCCTCTAAGTCATTCACCTCATTTACAGTCCTAATCAGGAGCTCCACAGGACCCAGCTTCATAGCATCCTATGGAACATTTCCAAAAAACTCACCCACGCACCAGTCTCCCAACCAGGTGAACTGACACACCAGTGTAGACCTGCCCTGTTCCCAGCGTGACCTTCTATGATAGCACTTGGCTGTCCACATTGGTTACCCTGTTCTTCTTCCACTGGACCATGAACTCACAAGGTCAGGCTGAGTCTGAAGCATCTCTGTATCCCCACGGTAGGCCCATGCTAGATATGGATAAAGGGTGGCTAGATGGGCAAACCAACCACCCATAGTGCTAGGGATGAGAAAAAGGACCTTCCCCCTTCAGTGACCCGAGAAGGACCTACAGTGACACCTACTTTAGGTTTTGCGATCTCCTTGATCCTCTCGATTTCCTCATCAGACATGACATCGTAGTACCTGACGATGTGCGGGCTGTCCCACTCGTCCTCCTCTTTGAAGGGGGCAATGAGCAGCTGTGGGGCCCTGTTGCCATGGTGGTACCTACAGAAAAGCCTCTTCTGTCTACGGGGTGTCTGGAAAGCACAGAGTAACAGGCCCTGAGCTGAGTGAGTCCTAATCCTCGGTCCCAGTCTGGCTGTCTGCAGACACTGGACTCACCTCATGGCCAGCAGCTGCTCCCTCCCACCACaccacagaagaaaacaaaagtccCAGCAGGTGggcatgcacagtggctcatgcctgtaatccgagaaCTCTGGGGGGCCAAAggatagcttgagaccaggagtttgggaccagcctagaTGACatagacctgtctctaaaaaattagccaggcatgatggtgcatacctgtagtcccagctactcaggagactgaggcaggaggattgctcaaggctgggaggtcaaagctgcagtgagctatgattataccactgcacaccagcctgggcgacagggtgagacgaaagaaagaaaagaaaaggaaaaagaggaaacaggaaaaagagaagaaaaaggaaggaagaaaggaagggagggagggaggggaggagagaggaggagaagggggaggggagggggaggggagggggaggggagggggggaggggaggagaggggggaatggggggaggggagaggagaggagagcccCTTCAGCTTAACTGGCATGAAATAACACCCCACAAATCATGcaatttttcttctctcccaaAATCACCTCACATCCTCAAGTCCCATGGCAGAAAGTAATTCCTGACCCTTTTCGTGAAGACTTGAGTAGGTCTGAAGGGCTGGGACAGGGGAGAAACCTTTCTTGGTGGAGGAGCCAGTAGAAGCCATGCAGACAGGGGCATGGAAAAGGCTCAGAGCCTGTCACACCTGGGCCTCCTCAGGAAGCACTAGGATCCCAGGGCTCTCAAAGGCTCGATACCAAGCTCTAGTACACGCTGGTGTCTTTACCACAGAGACTTACTCTCCACTTATACCATGACTTCTTTTGGGGCCTGAGGTACGTCCACCCATTGTTTTCTTCCCAACAGTGAGTGAAGCAAAAAGTGGGACATATTGGGGTAAGGAGGCGAGCTCACTGGTAACTTAGAGGAGCAACACTCTACCTGGGGCACGAGGGGAGAGAGTCTCCTTTCCTACACCTCAGAGAATATCCACATGTCAGCCTCAGGAGATGCCATGAAAAACTGGGGGATATACTGAGAAAAGTACCTACAGAATAAAGAACACCTTCCCCAAATCTGCCTGCCCAGAGCCAGAGTCCAGGTCCACAGCTTTGGCACCCTAGCCCCCTCACACATCTCACCAGTTTGACACCCTCCCCACGACAGAGGCTCTCGTAAACATCCCTCTCAGGCAGGTAGTCCACAGGCCTCTCATAGATGCCTTCTGGGGTTGCTAGCTCAGCTTCTGTCTGATTTGTTAacgttttttctctctcttcctccaatAACTGCTCAAAGTACCGCAGATTCCCTCCAGCTCGTTCGTGGCTTGGGTCTAGAAAATGCAAGgaatgagaaggaaaaggaaaccaCAAACATCTGTTAGGTCATTTAGAGAAATTATTCTGTAAGGGTTTCTCTCCCAGCAGCTCACCTGCATGCTGCATTCTACCTTCCACAGCATCTAACCAGAGTACGCTGGTCGTAACTGGAAAACCaacagaggccaggtgcggtggctcatacctgcaatcccagcactttgggaggccgaggcgggtggatcacgtgaggtcacgagttcgagaccagcctgaccaacatggtaaaacctcatctctactaaagaaaatacAACATGGGGCATgtgcctctgtaatcccagccacctgggaggctgaggcaggaaaatctcatcaacccgggaggcggaggttacagtgagctgagatcgtgccactgctctccaggctggatgagtgagactctgtctcaaaaaaaaaaaaaaaaaaaggtagatgaGTTTTAAAGGCACAGTGCTTTTGGCCTTCTTCAGTCCAACAGCACAAGGCACACAAAGTATCAATGCCATATGAAGTCCTACTATTAGACCTCAGGCCTCTAATAGCACCGCTACTGTTTGTCACTGTAACAATCCTAAAGTACAACCTGACTCCTGAGCTGCTCCTGATGTAGTAAAGGTTCCACCCTGTGTAGTCCTGCATGGTGACAGATACACCATAACAGAGTCCTTATTAAAAAGGCCCACAAGTGCCACAGGCCTGAGCGTATCTATCAGCGACTGCGCAAACCTAAGGCCAGGATTGAGGTGGGTAAGGAGCTAGTAAGAAGCTGGACTGGTCCTAAAGTCAGTAAGGCATTAGTCACTGGCCAAGTGACAGGGTAAACTGACTCAGTCCCAGGAGAGGGGTCAGGCAGATGCCAGCACAGTGCAGTTCCTCTGCCACTCTCCATTCCCATCTTACCTTCCCCTAGAATCTCCTTACCAAGGGAGAGCAGGCGGCGGGTGAGCTCCAGGGCACGGTGCAGATCACCCAACTGGAAGACAGCATAGCTGAGGTAGTCCAGCACCTGTGACTTGGTTGTGGTGGCCTCCTCCCCGGCATCAAGCTGCTTTAGCACCTGCTCCATCCACAACACCGTATGATAATAGTCCCCTTCATTGTAGGCCGAGCGGCCCATCCCAAAGCAGTCATCCACACTCAGCATTGCCTGGTACTTGGTTCCTACAGCAGGGGAAGTAAATTGTCAGGCTCCAAAGAGCCTCTGGATTAGGGAAAGAGATTCCCACTTCAAGGAAAGCCTGAGCCACTGGATAGGGGGCATCACCAAGCAGAACTCCATCGGACATTTAGACTGCATATCCTAAAGGGCCACTGACACAGTGAGCACAGACAGatggcccagccctgccctggacTGGGGTTCACAGCCACCTCTTAGCCTCAGATTCCCCATCTCCCAAGTGGGAAGGGGCCTTTTTAGGGGGAGCCCCAGAAACCCACCAGGAAGCATTGTTGAGGACAGTGGGAAGGTCCTGTGGACCACAGAGAAGAAGATGTCTGGTGGGCAGTTTGCCATATGAGTCTAGAGGATGGAAAAATTAGCtgaatataaaaaacataaatttaggTGGCAACCAAGCCATGGGTGAGGAAAATAGCTTGCAGGAACTCTGAGGAAAGAATGGAGAAGATGACTAAGGCCAGAGCTCCAGGGAGCACCTACCCAGAAAGAACAGACAATGAATAACCCTGAGAATGAACTAAAGATAGGAGAAACAGAGGGAGCGGGAGTGGTGTGAGAGACACCAAGGGAGGCCAAGAGCCAAGGTTGCAGTGCCAGCTTTGGCTGTTAAGTGGCAGGGACCTTGCTGAGTATCAGTTCAGTGGGTCTTATGACCAAAGGTCATCTGCTGTAGAGGGAGTGCTGGAAAGTGACCATGAAGATAGTTTCAAGCCAATATGAAGAAGCAGCTATAGGGAGATGCAGGATTTAGGGTGAGCTCAAGATGGGAAAGACTATGTGTGTGGTTCCTCAGAGAATAATGAGAAAGCAGATACCATGGAGGGGAAGTGGGGGCTGTGACTCTCCCTGGAAAGCAAGGAAGACTCCCCACAGCCCCATTAACAGCAACCTGGGCATGGCTGACACAAAAGAACTCAGAGAAGGCTCTTTCTGCCTGGAATGAAACCACTACACAGTAGGCTAAATGCTTCAGAGACCAGGGTCTGCTAACCCCGGTGGCTCAGGAACCAATAACGAGGAATAGGAAGTTGGGGACAGTAAACACAAGATGAAGTCCCTAGGTAGGCCAGGGACTGGGGGGCTCCTGGAGCCCCTTTTCCTTCTCCACAGGTCTCCTCTGGCTCTGCAGGCCCAGGAACCTACATTGCTGGGGCAGAGTAACATAGCTGACTGAGCTGGGGCTCTGGAGCTGAACTAAACTAGGTTTGTGTTGGCCTCACTAGGGCGCCAACCAGCTGTGTGACTATAGACAAGTTACCATATCTAAGTCTCAGTCCCCTTATCTCTAAATAAAGATAATATCATCAATTTTAAAGAGCTTGTGGCAAGAATTCAATAAGATGACATATGAAGATGTCTCCTATGCTCCCCAGGATGCTAATGACCAGTAGCTATTATCAACATGTCTCCCAGATGCCAAGAATGCTAAGAATGGCTCCCTGGCACTCAGCATCCTCCCCAGAGCCAACTCGAATGTCTACTCCCTGGAGAGCATTTGGGAGAGTGACAGCTGAGCTGAGTGCTGATAGGCAATCAGACATGGAGTAGCCTAGCTGACATGGGTAAAGGTATTCCTATAGAGGGGTTGAGACAAAAGAGCTGAGTGATAGGGAAAGCTGAGTACAATGGGCAAGGAAGCCAGGAAAATGGAGTCATGCAGGACCCCAAAGACCACACACAGGAGGAGTTTGGGTTTAGCTTTGGAAATTAAGCACAGTAATCAGGAACTCATGTGAACAAATGTGTGCTTAAGACCACATGGAGGATGGTCTTAAGCAGTAAGCTGGAGGTAGGAGACAAGTCAGAATGGTATTTTGATAATCAAATTGAGAAAAAAGTAGCTGTGAGGCTGGAGTCAGGGGATAAGCACGGAAGACATGAGAGAAGGAGGTAGAATCCATAGGCCTTAGGCTTCTGGCTTAGGCAGCCAGAGGATGGAGGTCCTTTTTGCTGAGATAGAAGGATGAGGGGGAAGGTAAAGTGTTTACAAGGAGATGAGGATTTCAGTTCAGGACACATGAAGTTCGAGAAGTCCATGGGACATTCAAGTACAGATGTCCCAAAGGCATCCGTCTACACTGGTTAGAAGCTCGGGAGACAAGCCTTGGCAAGAAACACAGATCTGGATGTCATCCACCTCAGGTGATGGAAATGGCTGTGCTCACCTGGGGAAGGTGCTCAGGGAGAAGATGAGGTAAGGATGGAGTCCTAGGGAGTAATTCCTTTCTGCCCCATAACCCTATTCAGGACACTCATGGGTTTGCTGAGTGAACGTGAGAGGTCAACGCCAGGGTATGGTTCCCTCCTCCAAGCAACCAATCTCAAGGCTACAGAGTGAACAGATCTTGCAGGTGCCCTGAACTGCCCTCTCTCTAATGGAGTCTAAAGGGGGCAGCTGAGGTTCTGGAGCTGGAATAAGCTGGGTCTGCATGAGCCTCACACAGTGAATCGCTGGGGTTACTTGTCTCCAGCAGCCCTcaaaacatcttcttataaacaCTAACACTGGGAAGTCAGTGGGAGAGGGGCCACTTGAGAGAAAATGACCAGAGAGGCTAAAAGAGAAGCAGATATCAGTATGCCAGAATTCAAAGGAggagagaacatcacaaagaatgagGCAATCTATCTGTCAAATGCTGCTGGGAAGTTAAAGAACATTATGTGTGAACCTTGTTCGCTGGGTTTACCAGCCAAGCGGCCACTGATGACCTTGTAAGAACAGCATCAGTGACAGTGGGGAAAAAGGCCAGATACTGTGAGTTCAGGAGTATATGGGAACCAGGAAAATGGACAGAGTGTAGATTACTCTATCCAGTAGCCTAACCAGGAGGGGAGAAGAGATGAATCAGCAGCAAAGACTCGAAAGACTCTCAGATACCGAGGGAGGCAAGTGTTAAGATGAGCAAGAATAGAGCCTATATGGGAGCTCAAGGGTAGAACCCAGAGAGGTGGAGACAGAATGTATAGGAGCAGAGACTGTAACTAAGAGGACTCAAGACAGGGGGATAGTAAGCCCAGATCAGCCTTAGATGAAAAGACATTGGAGGGTGGGAGACAAGAAGCAGGTCTGAATGCAGATCTGTGTGGTGCTCTGGGGACAGACGTGGAGGGGGTTCCTGAGCAGCAACTTTGGCTTTCTCTGAGATGCAAGAGGAGAGGGCCTTGGCTAATACATGGAGGGAGGTggcagggcaggggctgagggAGAAACCTGTCATGGGAGAGGGAGTCCAGCACAAACTGGTGAGCCAAGAGGTGCACCAGAGGTGCACCCGAGGTTAAAGGCCACAAGTTGGTGGTGGCTCCAACCTGTCCCGCCACTAAAGAGACACATGCGGGACAGGCAACGCCTGGAGTGGTGAGTTACCTGGAAGTTCCCCTCTGGAAATTGTGCCTGGGTCCAGCCTGTATGTGTCCTGAAGTCTCATCAGGGCTTTGGCAGCTCCTATCTCGTCCTCATCAGTGGGGAAGAACTGCCGCTGCACAGAGAGGTTGGCGATAAAACCTTCCAAATGAGAGTCAGAACAAGAGATTACCCTTGATCCAGGGGCAGAATTCCACTTGGGACCAGAGAGGCAGCCACAAAGAGGGTCTCTGGCTAGTGAAATTTCCCCGCCCCCTCCCTCAAAGGCTGTTGCCCCCTTCCACCAGGAAGTTGTCCCTGATGACTCCAGTCTATGGGGACTTTTCCTTTCTTACTCCTCACCATACCTACTGCCTGTGTTGCTCTTTGGAACTAAGTAGAAGCAGCCCCCCATATTGGTTAATATTTAGGAGTCCAGAAGTCTTGGCTCCAAATCATTCAGTCAGAGCTGGTGGAGACAGAAGAAACAGAGGATAGAGAGGGTAACTGAGAAGAGCACGGGAGAGGACTCAGGAAGAACTGTCAACCACTCAGTGGAAAATAAATCCCATGGAAAACCTTGATCCAGGGTAATTGGGCTAGTCAGGTAAACACAGACTTCCAGCACACATTTCAAGTTGAGGAGTCCAAGGGACAATGACAGTTAACTAATGAAGCCGAGCTGGCCACTCATTACTGACCACTGGCACTTATCATCCAGAAAGGTGATGATGAAAGTCCTGGAAGTCATCCCCCTCCCCCTAGGTTGACAGCTGAAGGACCACCTAGACAGGCCAAGGACCAAGGTGGGGTTGCACCAACCCAGCAAGGTCCGTCCCCTAAGAGACCACGGTGGGCCTGTTCTCCTCTGTACTCCCACCACTCAGACCTTCAATGAGTTCAGGGCATGGGCTCTCCAGTTATGGTGCTCAAGACCACAGCCTGAAGCGTGGGAGAGCTTTTGACCACAGAAGTACTCCAAGGAGGCTTTTCTGGGACTCCAAGCCCTAGCTGTAAAGTAAGATGTGTACCTCCTACAATCCCAGGTGGGAGCCAAGCCTTCCCAGGCTGACTTAGGGCCTTCAATTCTGCCTCTAAGCTGAGAAGTGAGAGGGGAACAACAAGGCCATTCCTTCCCCAACCTCTTCCCAAGAGTAGCTGTATCCACTGCCACCTATGACTTCAGACCTAAACATCCACTTCAGCCATAACTGGGGACAGGGACCAAGAAGCTGTAACCCTGCCTTCCTTGTCTTCATAGCTACATGGTCAGGGACTCTAAAGAGTTTAGAATCTGGTGGGGTGGGAGTAGGGGAACATGCTGCCAGGAAAAGCCACACTGTCAGCATGCCCTGCTCGTTTCAGGGGCAAGAACTCAAAGTCAGAGATGAAAACAACCAATTATTCTCTGGGCCTGCCCTATCTCCTTCCAGGTAATCATAAGGTTTTCCAAAGGAACCAGATGATGGTGGGAGTGTAGGGTGTGGAGAACAAGATTGGAGAGAGGAGGTCATCTGGGTAGGCTTAGTCTCCTGCCGTGCAGGCAGAACAGCCTGTCCCGAGCTGCAGGCCCAGGCGGAGAGGCGGGAGTCTGGGAAAGGCAGCCGTGGTTTCTGGAGGCAGTGAGCTCACTGGGCACAGCTCCAGCCTGGCTGAGCTCACCAATCCCTCTCCAGAGGCCACCCTGCCCCCAGGCCCAACCCAGTCTGGCCACATGGGCTAAAATGTCTCAGCCAGAGAGACAGCTAGTCTGAAGTTAATCAGCACTCACAGCTCAGGGAAAAGAGGCAGTGAAGAGCTGGGTACAATGGCactgtgcctatagtcccagctactcaggaggctgaggcaggaggatcacgtgaggccaggagtccaaggttGCAGTGTGCTACAatcgcacctgtgaatagccactgcactccagtctaggctaatatagtgagaccctgtccctttaaaaaaaaaaaaaaaaaaaaaaaaaaaggcagcgggcatggtggctcacacctgtaatcccagcactttgggaggtggagatgggtggatcacgaggtcaagagatcaagaacatcctagccaacatggtgaaaccctgtctctactaaaaataccaaaaaaaaattagctgggcatggtggcatgtgcctatagtcccagctagtcaggaggctgaggcagaagaattgcttgaacccggaggcagaggttgcagtgagccgagatcccgccactacactccagcctggtgacagagtgagactcagtctcaaaaaaaaaaaaaaaaaaaaaaaaagtcagtgagtCCAGGGGACTAAACCCAGGGCTAGGAGTTAGGAGAGCCCACCTCCAGGCCCACCGTACCATCTCTTCTTATTGACAGAAAAGTATTAGGGCATAAAAAGTATTATCACAATAAAAGCACCAAGTATagtttaaagcttttaaaaagttcaCACTCTCATCGGTAATATCACTTCTAGGAACTTACCCTAAAAAAGTAATCAGAAGTATACACCAAGAAATATGTAAAAAGGTGCTGATAATTCAGAAAAAATCCCATATCCAATGACTTGACCCATTTGACAGTATTATCAGTATGACAGATTATCACCATCTGACAGGTAATCACCATCCAGCCATTAAAATCATGTTGCAGAAGAACATTGAATGGCATATAAAGAAGCTGAGAAATTCACagaattttttcttctgtcacAAATCTACCAACAGATATGCTTTGTTTGTAAAACATATGAATAGGAATGAATTTAGATCAGACCTATGCTCCCCAACTTGCCCTGGCCCCACCATCCAGCCCACTTGACACTTGTAAATTCATTGTCCCTCCAAGCAACTGAGTTTGCATGCCCTGGTATGTATGTAtagttccattttttaaatgtatatgcataGGTAGAAAAACTACAATTTTAATAATGCTCACCACTGGGCAACTGGATTAAGAATTATAATTctcttgtttttgtgttttccGACTTTTCTATAAACATGTATCACTAAAGTATAATTGGAAAAATGTCAttagcaaaaaataagaaaagacagacaCTAAAAAAAAGACGCTAAAAAAAGAACTGAACATCATTACATGTTAAAAACCAAGGCCAGCCAACTTCCAGGTCCccacagagaagggagagagccATGAGACCAGCAGGGTCCTGTTTCCACAATGTACTTGCCCACCAACACCCAGACCCAAGACAGGCTCAGACACAACAACCCAGGCATGAGCACACAAACATATGGGCTCACTCAAGCACCTGCTCACCGTCCCTCACCTGCAGCTGAGTCCTGCAGGACAAGGTCCTCCAGCGCAGGCCAGTCTGTGTTTAGCCGCTTCACCAGTTTGTAGGCATTCACAGGGTGAGCCAGGTAGCCCTCAGCATCAGCAGCTGACTTGCTAGTCAAGGCTTCCATTTTGTTGGCCCAGCTGTGGAACCAGAGGAAAAGGAAGACTAATGCGTCCACCCACATAGGTCTTGACCTGTGACAATTTTCCTAGTGAGAATTCCCTGGTGCCAGGTTCTGGGGCCCTTTTCATCAAGAGGCAATGAAAAATGAATACAGTAACTCCCCACAGATACTTCTAGCCCCTTAATCTAGATAACAGCTGGGACCCCCAATGTAAGGGAAAAGgtcttaaatagaaaataaacagtgACTCCTTAGCCCATGTACTTAGCTCCTCTCAAGCACTGGCATGAAGTAACCAGGCCAGCCCCACATCACCCTCTCAAAGGTTTCCTCTTATAGGCACCCTGGATGGCTTCCTTGTTCCTTGAGgggcagaagggaaggaaggcCAA
The genomic region above belongs to Homo sapiens chromosome 5, GRCh38.p14 Primary Assembly and contains:
- the P4HA2 gene encoding prolyl 4-hydroxylase subunit alpha-2 isoform 1 precursor (isoform 1 precursor is encoded by transcript variant 1), producing the protein MKLWVSALLMAWFGVLSCVQAEFFTSIGHMTDLIYAEKELVQSLKEYILVEEAKLSKIKSWANKMEALTSKSAADAEGYLAHPVNAYKLVKRLNTDWPALEDLVLQDSAAGFIANLSVQRQFFPTDEDEIGAAKALMRLQDTYRLDPGTISRGELPGTKYQAMLSVDDCFGMGRSAYNEGDYYHTVLWMEQVLKQLDAGEEATTTKSQVLDYLSYAVFQLGDLHRALELTRRLLSLDPSHERAGGNLRYFEQLLEEEREKTLTNQTEAELATPEGIYERPVDYLPERDVYESLCRGEGVKLTPRRQKRLFCRYHHGNRAPQLLIAPFKEEDEWDSPHIVRYYDVMSDEEIERIKEIAKPKLARATVRDPKTGVLTVASYRVSKSSWLEEDDDPVVARVNRRMQHITGLTVKTAELLQVANYGVGGQYEPHFDFSRNDERDTFKHLGTGNRVATFLNYMSDVEAGGATVFPDLGAAIWPKKGTAVFWYNLLRSGEGDYRTRHAACPVLVGCKWVSNKWFHERGQEFLRPCGSTEVD
- the P4HA2 gene encoding prolyl 4-hydroxylase subunit alpha-2 isoform 2 precursor (isoform 2 precursor is encoded by transcript variant 9) yields the protein MKLWVSALLMAWFGVLSCVQAEFFTSIGHMTDLIYAEKELVQSLKEYILVEEAKLSKIKSWANKMEALTSKSAADAEGYLAHPVNAYKLVKRLNTDWPALEDLVLQDSAAGFIANLSVQRQFFPTDEDEIGAAKALMRLQDTYRLDPGTISRGELPGTKYQAMLSVDDCFGMGRSAYNEGDYYHTVLWMEQVLKQLDAGEEATTTKSQVLDYLSYAVFQLGDLHRALELTRRLLSLDPSHERAGGNLRYFEQLLEEEREKTLTNQTEAELATPEGIYERPVDYLPERDVYESLCRGEGVKLTPRRQKRLFCRYHHGNRAPQLLIAPFKEEDEWDSPHIVRYYDVMSDEEIERIKEIAKPKLARATVRDPKTGVLTVASYRVSKSSWLEEDDDPVVARVNRRMQHITGLTVKTAELLQVANYGVGGQYEPHFDFSRRPFDSGLKTEGNRLATFLNYMSDVEAGGATVFPDLGAAIWPKKGTAVFWYNLLRSGEGDYRTRHAACPVLVGCKWVSNKWFHERGQEFLRPCGSTEVD
- the P4HA2 gene encoding prolyl 4-hydroxylase subunit alpha-2 isoform 3 precursor (isoform 3 precursor is encoded by transcript variant 10) — encoded protein: MKLWVSALLMAWFGVLSCVQAEFFTSIGHMTDLIYAEKELVQSLKEYILVEEAKLSKIKSWANKMEALTSKSAADAEGYLAHPVNAYKLVKRLNTDWPALEDLVLQDSAAGFIANLSVQRQFFPTDEDEIGAAKALMRLQDTYRLDPGTISRGELPGTKYQAMLSVDDCFGMGRSAYNEGDYYHTVLWMEQVLKQLDAGEEATTTKSQVLDYLSYAVFQLGDLHRALELTRRLLSLDPSHERAGGNLRYFEQLLEEEREKTLTNQTEAELATPEGIYERPVDYLPERDVYESLCRGEGVKLLARATVRDPKTGVLTVASYRVSKSSWLEEDDDPVVARVNRRMQHITGLTVKTAELLQVANYGVGGQYEPHFDFSRRPFDSGLKTEGNRLATFLNYMSDVEAGGATVFPDLGAAIWPKKGTAVFWYNLLRSGEGDYRTRHAACPVLVGCKWVSNKWFHERGQEFLRPCGSTEVD